The nucleotide sequence CACCATCTTGGTAATGGCGATTTCCCAGAGGGCGTCAACATCGGGCGGTGCGATGAGGCCGCCGCCAGTGCAGAGGATGCGGTCCTCGACGATGAAGAAGCCGACGATCTGTGCGAAGAAGATCTGGTGCGACTCGAGGAAGGGAGTCAAGGAGGAGACCTGGAAGTCAGAGATGAGTTGCAGTTTGCGGTTCTCGAAGTAGTACCGCCGGAAGCGCTCCTCGAGGCCGAGGGTCGTGTGGATGTGGTGGGCACGGTAAAGAGGGATGAGATCGAGGATCGAAGCTTCGCCATCAGAGAGGGCCGCGGCGAGGTCGTCGGAGTCGTCGCCAGACCAgtcgtcctcctcctcgaggCGGAGGGAGTATGGATGGTCGCGGAAGATACAGGTAGTGATGGTGGAGCCGGAGCGAATACCTTGCTCTTCGGCCTGGCGCTGGCGGGCAGCAGAGGCGCGGTCGATGGCGATCTGGCCGAGGTGGCGGCTGGCGACGCGAATCTGGACCATCCAGTCGGAGAACTCCTTGAAGATCTTCCGCTCGACGTGGGCATGGACAGCGGGAATGAGGCTGACGAGCATGCGGCGGATGGTGGGGTGGGGAGCGGCGGGGAGCAGGTCACGCTCCGCGGCTGCGATGGCGCGGAGCGCGAGGTAGAGGCGATCAGCGGCGAGATGCTCGTTGGCGCGGGCGAGGAGGGCGAAGAGGCGGGAGCAGAGGCGAGCAGCGCGGATGGCGGCGGTGAGGTTGTCGGCGACGGAGCGGGCCTCGAGGTAGGCGTCAAGTGCTGCAAGTAGGGGGCCGACGGTAGACTGGACGGCGGCGTTGGAGTCGGCGAGGGCAGACTTGAGGGAGTCGACGTCGGAGAGGAGGGAGCGGAGGTCGTCGACGGCACCCATAAAGTCCTGGTAGTGGGCCTTGCACACGTCCTCGATTTCCACCTCCTTGGACCGTGCGAAGTGATGGAGGGAGGACAGAAGCGCCTCAGGCCGCCCGGACGCGAAGGCCCGGCGCACGAAGGGTCCTAGGTCCTCTCCGTTACGGATCGCCGTGGACAGCTGCGCCTGCTCCACCTCCGTCGCCCCCTCGCCGCCTCCCACCGCCGCCATTGCCGATGAATCCGGTGCCACCTTCCGCCGCATCGATCAGCCCTCGATAGAGAGGGAGGGAAGGAGTCATGCGCTCGTCCGACTTGCGTATAAGACGGGAGGACTCTGCCTGCTTCCCCAACAGTGGAAACAGAGTTATTGGAATGACGAAAGCACCCCTTTGAGTCCGGCTCGCCCGGGGCCCGCGTGCGGAGGACGAGGGCCGCGTCATGACTCGGGTCTCGACGCGTTTAAGACGCCGCGGGTGGGGCCGCCTTAATACATGCCTTCGTCGAACGGGACCCACCGATCAAGCAGCAGAATTGACAAAAGTCATACGAAAATTTATATGcaagagaaaaatataataaaataaatcaaataaaaagttTATCATTTAAATCCTCTTTCCCCAAATGCatccatatatttatttattagttctaataaatacaaaaatctgaagaatgagattttttttttccaatggaAGGAGAAGGTGTTGCATCAAATTTAAGtacttttgaagccagaaaataggAATAAATCAAAGCTGGAAAAGCTTGGGGATTCAGAAGGATCTCATGGAACCAATATGGAGAGCAAAGATGATGGGTTGATGGATCTGATATGGACTTCACAATAGAGCAAACTCAACTAAGAAAATTACTACCTTTGGCTATATCAATTAGAACTCAAGTTCAATCTTGGACTAATTCTGATCATCTAAAACATAATCTTATATCATGCCTATGGTCATTTAAAATCTCCTATATTCTAAAACATGAAAATGCAACATACTTTGCTttacaataaataaaaaaatatagagcATTATAGACAAATTAGGAATGATCTTAATTTATTCCAACAATCATTTAAGATTTGGTCATTTTTACCTTTTAATAATACACATCATCCTATGGTCTTGTAAAATCTCCTATATTCCAAAACATTGAACCTAATAAGGGTTAGGTGATTTTACTGCACTCTCTAGTAAATCTTGGGAAACACCTAATAAAGAGAACACAAAAAAGGCATCAGTCGACAATTTGTCACTCCTAGAGACAACCATTTTAAGGATAAACCACTAAAGGTATATGGAAAACTGTGCTAACCAGAGACTTGAAAACCAGAGGAGAAAGCAGATAAAACAGTAAACAGTATGATGCATGTAATCTGAAGTCAATATTGTAGCATAGTAAAGAAGAATTTTAAGAGACAATTTAAGatggtaaatgcaaaccaaagatcaagGAAGGTCAAAATTAACAAACCTTGTGATCTCTGTACTCTGATATGGGAAAGATGATATCATAAGGAATTATACTGTTCTTCGATAATCCAGAAAATAATTCATAGAAGAAAGAAATATCTGATCATACAACCTGAGAAGCTGAGCAAGATACATCCCAAATCctcaaaaaaattatgtttcactAATCTGCCAAGACCAAAAAGTAATCTCTTATAATAAACCAGCTAAAATTTTTGGTAACACTTTTAATAAAACATATCACTGGTAAACCCACCTTGCCTTCAATATGTTCTCTGTCTTACTTCTAGCATTGGTTAACCAGAAAGCACATCTTTGAACTTGAGGAAAGTAGTATCAGTCAACTCCACAATCACCAATAATCCCCACAAGAACATGCCCCATCCTTGAAATGATGAAACCGATTGATATCTCTAAGTACTATCTCCGTGGAAACAATCTTGCATATGAACTTGAATGCTGTGTGGCAATCTCTACACACTCGAAGATTTTTCTTCACTCTAATTGGAACTCCAGCTGGAGTACTGATCAATGCAAATGCAACAGCAAGCTTCTCACTGTGATGAGAAAGGAGAACTTCCTTCTCCCCTGGTTCCACATCATGGAGATCGGTCTCAACCATAGGAACATATCCAGCTTTTCTCATTAGGTCCCCAAGCTCTTCTAGCTTAGCATATATCTCAGCTGTCCTATCATGACTTCTATCCCCCACTATGAAAGTATAAATTTTGTCTTTCATTTCAACCCAACTCATTGCAGGCTCCTTCTTCACCCTGCTATCTTTCATCAACCTTCTGACTTTGGCAACATTGTCCCACATGCTTGCTGAAGCATACATGTTTGCAAGCAGCACATGTGTTCCAGACTTCTCAGGCTCAAGGGCAAAGAGCATCTCAGCTGCTTGTTTACCCAATTCTATATTTCCATGAACCCTAGAAGCCCCTAAGAGTGCTCCCCATACTGACGCATTGGCTTCAAAAGGCATACGATGCACGAGTTCCATTGCTTCATTTAATCTACCAGCACGCCCAAGAAGGTCAATCATGCATGCATAATGCTCTTGTGTTCGTTGAACCCCATACATCTCTTCCATCAGATCAAAATATTGTTTTGCCTCATCAATAAGGCCCGCATGATTACAAGCACAAAGAACACTAGTCAAGGTAATGTGGTTTGGAGATAGACCCTCATCAAGCATCTTAGAGAATAAATCCAAGGCCTTCTTCCCATGCCCATGTTGGGCGAGTCCTCCAATCATAGCAGACCATGAGACAATCCCCCTCTCTGGTATCTCAGAGAAAGCTAAGGTGGCATCTTCAACACTACCACACTTTGCATACATGTTAACGAGTGCATTCCCAGCAAACACATCATACATAAACCCCATCTTTAGCACATGTACATGTATCTGTTTCCCTTGTTCATAGGCAGATAAACTAGCACAGGCATTAAGAAGGCTACTACAAACAAATGAATCTGGTTTCAGGTCCTGATTTAGCATCTCACAGAAGACTTTGATAGCTTCCTCCCCTTGCCCACTCTGGGAGTGAGCTGTAATCAAAGATGTGAAAGCCACCACATCACCAGATTGGCATTCCTCAAAGACTCTCCCTGCCTCCTCCAGGCAACTGCATTTCCCATATGCATCAACGAGACCATTTACTACATGAGGATCTGACAAAAACCCTGCTCTTGTTGCGAGTCCATGCACCTGCTTGGTTACAGTAATTGCCTGCAAGCTTGCTGTGGACTTAAGAACTGCCgacagagtggttcggttaaagtTCAGACCTTCTCTTCTCATCTTAGAGAAGCAGGCGAGGGCTTCATCATCACTCCCACTATGTGAACACCCCGAGATCAAAGCATTCCATGATATTAAGTCCTGTTCAGGGATCAAGTAAAAGGCCTTCATTGCATCATCTAAACAATTGCATTTTGCATACATATCAACAAGTCCAACACCGACAAATGAGTCAGAATCTGAACCAGCCTTGATCAAGTTACCATGTATCTGCATGCCTAAATCCAGCATCCCTGTTCCTGCACAAGCCTTAAGAACGCTAGACAGAGTGAACACATTTGGAACCATTCCTGATGCCTTCATCTCCACCAACAATGCCAATGCCCGGCTATCATGCCCATGAAGAACACAACCAGCAATAAAACAGTTCCATGAAACGATATCCGGTCGAGCAATTTTTCCAAAAACCATAGCTGCAGCTTTGGCGTTTCCCAACTTGGCGTACATATCCACAAGAGCATTGGTGGTAAAAGGGTCCGAGTGGTATCCAAGCCTGGTAAGGTAGCCATGAACTGCCCTCCCGCAGGATAAATCCTGCGAGCCAGTGCATGCATTTAGGATGCAGGAGAAGCCAAACTCATTCGGCCTCATTCCATCCATCACCATCTCCTGAAACAATGACACTGCCTCCTCGAACCTCTCATTCCTTACACAGCCTGCGAGCAATCCGTTCCACGAGACAGAATTGCGGTCAGTAATGCCGTCGAACAATCTCTTGGAATCTAAGAGGAGGCCGAAATTGGCGTACATGACAACGAGGGTGTTCGCAACAAAGACGTCGGACTCGAACCCGGTGACTATGACGAAGGCGTGGACTAGTGTGCCAGCGATGAAGTCGGAGGAGACAGAGCAGGCCTTGAGGACGGACGGAAGTGTGAACTCGTTGCTCCGAACGCCCAAACATCGCATCTTTCTGAAGGACAACAGCGCCTCGCGGCCGAGGCCGTTGTTGGAGTACGCGGAGATGAGGGCGGACCAGGAGATGTGGTCCGGGTCGGGGAATTCGTCGAAGAGCTTGCGGGCGGATTCGGGGGAGCGGCATCTGGAGTACAGGGTGAGGAGGTGGTGGCGGAAAGGAGGGCCGAATGAAAGGCCGCACTTGGCGAGGTGGGCGTGGATCTGAGCGGCTCCGCCGACGGACTGGGTGGCGGAGATGAGGGTTGTGAGATTGGAGACAGAGGAGGCCGGGGATTCCGGTGGAGGGGAGAGGTGGGAAGAGAGATTGGCGGCGGAGGCGGGAGTGAGATGGTCTTCGAGGATGGATACGGCGGCGGTGTGGAAGGGCTTGAAGGGCGAAGAGGTGGGAAGGGGGAGGCGGCAAAGCTTCATCACAACCCCATGGAAGAGAAGAAGCGTAGGACGGGTAGGGAAGCAGCATACATGCAGACGCAGTCCAACTCGAGTCAGGCGATAATTATTGGGCCCAATCCAAGGCGAGTGTTACCTGCGCTGGCAGCGGGTTGGCCTCACCCAGTTATATCGACTGGTTGCTCTTTGCACAGCGACATCACACAGATGGTATGCTTGCGAGAT is from Musa acuminata AAA Group cultivar baxijiao chromosome BXJ3-8, Cavendish_Baxijiao_AAA, whole genome shotgun sequence and encodes:
- the LOC103993674 gene encoding pentatricopeptide repeat-containing protein At4g14850-like, with the translated sequence MKLCRLPLPTSSPFKPFHTAAVSILEDHLTPASAANLSSHLSPPPESPASSVSNLTTLISATQSVGGAAQIHAHLAKCGLSFGPPFRHHLLTLYSRCRSPESARKLFDEFPDPDHISWSALISAYSNNGLGREALLSFRKMRCLGVRSNEFTLPSVLKACSVSSDFIAGTLVHAFVIVTGFESDVFVANTLVVMYANFGLLLDSKRLFDGITDRNSVSWNGLLAGCVRNERFEEAVSLFQEMVMDGMRPNEFGFSCILNACTGSQDLSCGRAVHGYLTRLGYHSDPFTTNALVDMYAKLGNAKAAAMVFGKIARPDIVSWNCFIAGCVLHGHDSRALALLVEMKASGMVPNVFTLSSVLKACAGTGMLDLGMQIHGNLIKAGSDSDSFVGVGLVDMYAKCNCLDDAMKAFYLIPEQDLISWNALISGCSHSGSDDEALACFSKMRREGLNFNRTTLSAVLKSTASLQAITVTKQVHGLATRAGFLSDPHVVNGLVDAYGKCSCLEEAGRVFEECQSGDVVAFTSLITAHSQSGQGEEAIKVFCEMLNQDLKPDSFVCSSLLNACASLSAYEQGKQIHVHVLKMGFMYDVFAGNALVNMYAKCGSVEDATLAFSEIPERGIVSWSAMIGGLAQHGHGKKALDLFSKMLDEGLSPNHITLTSVLCACNHAGLIDEAKQYFDLMEEMYGVQRTQEHYACMIDLLGRAGRLNEAMELVHRMPFEANASVWGALLGASRVHGNIELGKQAAEMLFALEPEKSGTHVLLANMYASASMWDNVAKVRRLMKDSRVKKEPAMSWVEMKDKIYTFIVGDRSHDRTAEIYAKLEELGDLMRKAGYVPMVETDLHDVEPGEKEVLLSHHSEKLAVAFALISTPAGVPIRVKKNLRVCRDCHTAFKFICKIVSTEIVLRDINRFHHFKDGACSCGDYW